The following coding sequences lie in one Hippoglossus hippoglossus isolate fHipHip1 chromosome 14, fHipHip1.pri, whole genome shotgun sequence genomic window:
- the emsy gene encoding BRCA2-interacting transcriptional repressor EMSY isoform X12, whose product MPMIQLEKPVLTGTMPVVWPTILDLGRDECKRILRKLELEAYAGVISALRAQGDLTKEKKDLLGELTKILGISTERHRAEVRRAVNDERLTTIAYHMSGPNSSSEWSIEGRRLVPLLPRLVPQTAFTVTANAVASATANQNASLLLPAETGNKEVVVCYSYTSTTCTSTNATSTSGAMGAAVKSPRPPSPSSNVVVLPSGSTVYVKSVSCSDEDEKPRKRRRTNSSSSSPVMLKEVSKISPQVSKSITVPMGSSPKMSNIMQSIANSLPPHLSPVKITFTKPTIQTTNTTTQKVIIVTTSPSSNFVPNILSKSHAHNNAALSKLGASTMLTAPTQKQTVVFPSTNPNTIAVTSVVSSSPSVVMSTVAQCSGSAGVKVASARLPSPKTLVGSPTQILAQFSKQHSPKHLQQGSPLGVAGIGQTQTTSCLTGTKPTIQIKQESGVKIITQQVQPSKILPKPSSVALSGSSSSPIMVVSSNGAIMTTKLVTQPTASQGTYTRPTVGTNIGARITASGGGATYVKTTSGSIITVVPKSLATLGGKIISSNIVSGTTTKITTIPMTSKPNVIVVQKTTGKGATIQGLPGKNVVTTLLNAGGEKSLQAVQGTKPAIITASRPITKMIVTQPKGLSAGSVATATKIIPTKIVYGQQGKTQVLIKPKPVFQTAVVSEQTRQLVTETLQQVTRAAEVGHVLASCSDGSTKDEVASFTEASSLAGEASHGSVQEMHPVVHVLSSREQDWTEQEVSVESTPTIIYQEVTAGESQSATSTIKALLELQQITVKEKGEAKLRQHTIDLSQLAVPIQLTQEKRPSAESPRPSTSEAEPSTEFLATGKVSRVGEDHNFKPAAVSAAAAAAAASHVSHMASESKTVLEVGDLEGDTLDPQTGLFYRSSQPAADPVKPTSSSVGAQPPPLSQAEAEQSRHTSTSAQVPPPPPPPQLQSKPQMSQPSSSSTAFPSTPPLTKKLPKLREQTLPKPQTLTQSPKDRPLPAPAQLVAKVVTPSPPTKLLVTPQLPKLQQAPTSHHRPLHTPMSHPPPLQAHHPVSTEKTVSSQQPIITQSATVTKITFGSSHHSSPVFSSAEATAKLVPESSSGPPGAKPSVSDILKISMMEAEIDPSTEPMVVDSSSDCGPLGKALAVQAVSGTLDSGQFISSSGAAMHHSHAKTQQFSCMPGLTAQRSKADLEVIEYSILPDSSQSNVVVEPSGFLEITNYTSQQLEEDSPMEQEVDSSNDEAAAASPPDQP is encoded by the exons CCCATGATTCAGCTGGAGAAGCCAGTGCTGACTGGTACCATGCCAGTGGTATGGCCCACCATCCTTGACCTGGGCAGGGATGAGTGCAAAAGAATTCTCCGTAAACTGG AGCTGGAGGCCTACGCCGGGGTTATCAGCGCACTGAGAGCCCAGGGAGACCTGACCAAGGAGAAAAAGGATCTTCTAGGAGAACTCACTAAAATCCTCGG AATCTCAACTGAGCGCCATCGTGCAGAAGTTCGCCGGGCTGTCAATGATGAGCGCCTCACTACAATTGCTTATCA CATGTCCGGTCCTAACAGCTCGTCTGAATGGTCCATCGAAGGACGCCGGCTCGTTCCCTTGCTGCCGAGGCTGGTCCCTCAAACAGCTTTTACTGTCACTGCTAACGCGGTGGCCAGCGCCACGGCCAATCAGAACGCCTCCCTTCTGTTGCCGgctgaaacaggaaacaaagaag TGGTCGTATGTTACTCCTACACAAGCACCACCTGCACCTCCACCAACGCTACATCGACCAGCGGCGCGATGGGAGCAGCGGTGAAGTCACCACGACCACCCAGCCCCTCGTCCAACGTGGTGGTGCTGCCCAGCGGGAGCACGGTCTATGTGAAAA GTGTGAGTTGTTCTGACGAAGACGAGAAGCCTCGCAAGCGACGGCGAACCAACTCGTCCAGCTCGTCGCCGGTGATGCTGAAGGAGGTTTCCAAGATTTCTCCGCAGGTTTCCAAGAGCATCACGGTGCCAATGGGCAGCAGCCCCAAGATGAGCAACATCATGCAGAGCATCGCCAACTCGCTGCCGCCTCACCTGTCCCCCGTCAAGATCACCTTCACCAAGCCGACCATCCAGACCACCAACACCACTACGCAGAAG GTGATCATCGTGACGACTTCCCCGAGCTCCAACTTTGTGCCCAACATCCTGTCCAAGTCTCACGCCCACAACAACGCCGCCTTGTCCAAGCTGGGCGCCTCCACCATGCTGACCGCGCCCACGCAGAAACAGACGGTGGTGTTCCCCTCCACCAACCCCAACACCATCGCCGTGACATCAGTGGTCTCCTCCAGTCCGTCGGTGGTCATGTCAACGGTCGCACAAT GTTCTGGTTCTGCTGGAGTGAAGGTGGCGTCAGCCCGACTTCCTTCACCCAAGACACTGGTGGGCTCACCCACTCAAATCCTGGCCCAGTTCTCCAAACAGCACTCACCCAAACACCTGCAGCAGGGCTCGCCTTTAGGAGTCGCCGGCATCGGTCAGACCCAGACCACGTCCTGCTTAACTGGAACCAAGCCGACCATCCAGATCAAACAGGAGTCCG gagtgAAAATCATCACTCAGCAGGTTCAGCCCAGTAAAATCCTGCCCAAGCCGTCGTCAGTGGCTCTGTCCGGCAGCAGCTCGTCTCCCATCATGGTCGTCAGCAGCAACGGAGCCATCATGACCACCAAGCTGGTCACTCAGCCCACAG CTTCCCAGGGAACCTACACTCGACCCACTGTCGGCACCAACATCGGAGCAAGAATAACAGCCTCTGGCGGGGGGGCTACCTACGTGAAGACCACCAGCGGCAGCATCATCACCGTTGTGCCCAAGTCGCTGGCCACTCTGGGCGGGAAAATCATCAGCAGCAACATCGTGTCTG GCACGACGACGAAGATCACGACCATCCCCATGACGTCCAAACCGAACGTCATCGTGGTGCAGAAAACGACGGGAAAAGGAGCGACCATCCAGGGGCTGCCGGGCAAGAACGTGGTCACCACACTTTTAAATGCGGGG GGTGAGAAGAGCTTACAGGCCGTTCAAGGGACCAAACCAGCGATCATCACCGCCTCCAGACCCATCACCAAGATGATCGTCACCCAGCCCAAAGGCCTGAGCGCTGGATCCGTGGCCACCGCCACCAAGATCATCCCAACCAAGATCGTCTACGGCCAGCAGGGCAAGACGCAG GTTCTCATCAAGCCCAAGCCCGTTTTCCAGACGGCGGTGGTGAGCGAACAGACCAGGCAGCTGGTCACAGAGACGCTGCAGCAGGTGACGCGCGCCGCAGAGGTGGGTCATGTTCTGGCCTCCTGCTCGGACGGGTCCACGAAGGACGAGGTCGCCAGCTTCACGGAGGCGAGCAGCTTAGCAGGCGAGGCCTCACACGGCAGCGTTCAAG AAATGCACCCTGTAGTGCACGTGTTGTCCTCCAGAGAGCAGGATTGGACCGAGCAGGAAGTATCAGTGGAGTCCACTCCCACTATCATCTATCAGGAGGTGACAGCCGGGGAATCCCAGTCAGCGACCTCCACTATCAAAGCTCTGCTGGAGCTGCAACAAATTACTG tGAAGGAGAAGGGCGAGGCCAAACTGCGGCAGCACACTATCGACCTGAGCCAGCTGGCCGTGCCCATCCAGCTGACCCAGGAGAAGAGGCCCAGCGCCGAGTCGCCCAGACCCTCCACCTCAGAGGCGGAGCCCAGCACCGAGTTCCTTGCGACAG gtAAAGTCAGCAGAGTTGGCGAGGATCACAACTTCAAACCAGCCGCCGTCtcggcagcagctgcagcagctgcagcttcgcACGTCAGCCACATG GCGTCTGAAAGTAAAACTGTGTTGGAGGTGGGGGATCTGGAGGGCGACACCTTGGACCCTCAGACGGGCTTGTTCTACCGCTCCTCTCAACCAGCGGCAGATCCCGTGAAGCCAACTTCCAGCTCAGTAGGTGCTCAGCCGCCACCTTTGAGCCAGGCAGAGGCCGAGCAGAGCCGGCACACCTCCACCTCCGCCCAggtgccgccgccgccaccgccacctCAACTGCAGAGCAAACCTCAGATGAGCcagccctcctcttcctccactgccttcccctccaccccccctctgACCAAGAAACTCCCCAAACTACGAGAGCAGACTCTGCCCAAACCCCAGACCCTAACCCAGAGCCCTAAGGACAGACCGCTGCCTGCACCAGCCCAGTTAGTAGCCAAGGTCGTGACCCCGAGCCCGCCGACCAAGCTCCTGGTGACACCGCAGCTCCCCAAGCTCCAGCAAGCGCCCACGTCCCACCACAGACCCCTGCACACGCCCATGTCCCACCCTCCTCCACTGCAGGCGCACCACCCTGTCAGCACGGAAAAGACGGTGTCCAGTCAG CAGCCGATCATCACACAGAGCGCCACTGTCACCAAGATCACCTTCGGCAGTTCCCACCATTCATCGCCGGTCTTCAGCAGCGCAGAGGCCACGGCCAAACTGGTCCCCGAGTCCAGCTCCGGGCCCCCGGGAGCCAAACCCTCGGTGTCCGACATCCTGAAGATCTCTATGATGGAGGCGGAGATCGACCCGAGCACGGAGCCCATGGTGGTGGATTCCTCCAGCGACTGCGGCCCTCTGGGTAAAGCCCTGGCGGTGCAGGCTGTGTCCGGCACGCTGGACTCGGGCCAGTTCATCAGCAGCTCCGGGGCCGCCATGCATCACTCCCACGCCAAGACGCAGCAGTTCAGCTGCATGCCGGGCCTCACCGCACAGAGGAGCAAGGCAGACCTGGAGGTAATCGAG TACTCCATCCTGCCGGACTCCAGCCAGTCCAACGTGGTGGTGGAGCCCAGCGGCTTCCTGGAGATCACCAACTACACCagccagcagctggaggaggacagCCCCATGGAGCAGGAGGTGGACAGCAGCAACGACGAGGCCGCGGCCGCCAGCCCCCCCGACCAGCCCTAG
- the emsy gene encoding BRCA2-interacting transcriptional repressor EMSY isoform X5, whose translation MPMIQLEKPVLTGTMPVVWPTILDLGRDECKRILRKLELEAYAGVISALRAQGDLTKEKKDLLGELTKILGISTERHRAEVRRAVNDERLTTIAYHMSGPNSSSEWSIEGRRLVPLLPRLVPQTAFTVTANAVASATANQNASLLLPAETGNKEVVVCYSYTSTTCTSTNATSTSGAMGAAVKSPRPPSPSSNVVVLPSGSTVYVKSVSCSDEDEKPRKRRRTNSSSSSPVMLKEVSKISPQVSKSITVPMGSSPKMSNIMQSIANSLPPHLSPVKITFTKPTIQTTNTTTQKVIIVTTSPSSNFVPNILSKSHAHNNAALSKLGASTMLTAPTQKQTVVFPSTNPNTIAVTSVVSSSPSVVMSTVAQCSGSAGVKVASARLPSPKTLVGSPTQILAQFSKQHSPKHLQQGSPLGVAGIGQTQTTSCLTGTKPTIQIKQESGVKIITQQVQPSKILPKPSSVALSGSSSSPIMVVSSNGAIMTTKLVTQPTASQGTYTRPTVGTNIGARITASGGGATYVKTTSGSIITVVPKSLATLGGKIISSNIVSGTTTKITTIPMTSKPNVIVVQKTTGKGATIQGLPGKNVVTTLLNAGRHTCVSALPQGEKSLQAVQGTKPAIITASRPITKMIVTQPKGLSAGSVATATKIIPTKIVYGQQGKTQVLIKPKPVFQTAVVSEQTRQLVTETLQQVTRAAEVGHVLASCSDGSTKDEVASFTEASSLAGEASHGSVQEMHPVVHVLSSREQDWTEQEVSVESTPTIIYQEVTAGESQSATSTIKALLELQQITVKEKGEAKLRQHTIDLSQLAVPIQLTQEKRPSAESPRPSTSEAEPSTEFLATGKVSRVGEDHNFKPAAVSAAAAAAAASHVSHMASESKTVLEVGDLEGDTLDPQTGLFYRSSQPAADPVKPTSSSVGAQPPPLSQAEAEQSRHTSTSAQVPPPPPPPQLQSKPQMSQPSSSSTAFPSTPPLTKKLPKLREQTLPKPQTLTQSPKDRPLPAPAQLVAKVVTPSPPTKLLVTPQLPKLQQAPTSHHRPLHTPMSHPPPLQAHHPVSTEKTVSSQQPIITQSATVTKITFGSSHHSSPVFSSAEATAKLVPESSSGPPGAKPSVSDILKISMMEAEIDPSTEPMVVDSSSDCGPLGKALAVQAVSGTLDSGQFISSSGAAMHHSHAKTQQFSCMPGLTAQRSKADLEVIEVIPQYSILPDSSQSNVVVEPSGFLEITNYTSQQLEEDSPMEQEVDSSNDEAAAASPPDQP comes from the exons CCCATGATTCAGCTGGAGAAGCCAGTGCTGACTGGTACCATGCCAGTGGTATGGCCCACCATCCTTGACCTGGGCAGGGATGAGTGCAAAAGAATTCTCCGTAAACTGG AGCTGGAGGCCTACGCCGGGGTTATCAGCGCACTGAGAGCCCAGGGAGACCTGACCAAGGAGAAAAAGGATCTTCTAGGAGAACTCACTAAAATCCTCGG AATCTCAACTGAGCGCCATCGTGCAGAAGTTCGCCGGGCTGTCAATGATGAGCGCCTCACTACAATTGCTTATCA CATGTCCGGTCCTAACAGCTCGTCTGAATGGTCCATCGAAGGACGCCGGCTCGTTCCCTTGCTGCCGAGGCTGGTCCCTCAAACAGCTTTTACTGTCACTGCTAACGCGGTGGCCAGCGCCACGGCCAATCAGAACGCCTCCCTTCTGTTGCCGgctgaaacaggaaacaaagaag TGGTCGTATGTTACTCCTACACAAGCACCACCTGCACCTCCACCAACGCTACATCGACCAGCGGCGCGATGGGAGCAGCGGTGAAGTCACCACGACCACCCAGCCCCTCGTCCAACGTGGTGGTGCTGCCCAGCGGGAGCACGGTCTATGTGAAAA GTGTGAGTTGTTCTGACGAAGACGAGAAGCCTCGCAAGCGACGGCGAACCAACTCGTCCAGCTCGTCGCCGGTGATGCTGAAGGAGGTTTCCAAGATTTCTCCGCAGGTTTCCAAGAGCATCACGGTGCCAATGGGCAGCAGCCCCAAGATGAGCAACATCATGCAGAGCATCGCCAACTCGCTGCCGCCTCACCTGTCCCCCGTCAAGATCACCTTCACCAAGCCGACCATCCAGACCACCAACACCACTACGCAGAAG GTGATCATCGTGACGACTTCCCCGAGCTCCAACTTTGTGCCCAACATCCTGTCCAAGTCTCACGCCCACAACAACGCCGCCTTGTCCAAGCTGGGCGCCTCCACCATGCTGACCGCGCCCACGCAGAAACAGACGGTGGTGTTCCCCTCCACCAACCCCAACACCATCGCCGTGACATCAGTGGTCTCCTCCAGTCCGTCGGTGGTCATGTCAACGGTCGCACAAT GTTCTGGTTCTGCTGGAGTGAAGGTGGCGTCAGCCCGACTTCCTTCACCCAAGACACTGGTGGGCTCACCCACTCAAATCCTGGCCCAGTTCTCCAAACAGCACTCACCCAAACACCTGCAGCAGGGCTCGCCTTTAGGAGTCGCCGGCATCGGTCAGACCCAGACCACGTCCTGCTTAACTGGAACCAAGCCGACCATCCAGATCAAACAGGAGTCCG gagtgAAAATCATCACTCAGCAGGTTCAGCCCAGTAAAATCCTGCCCAAGCCGTCGTCAGTGGCTCTGTCCGGCAGCAGCTCGTCTCCCATCATGGTCGTCAGCAGCAACGGAGCCATCATGACCACCAAGCTGGTCACTCAGCCCACAG CTTCCCAGGGAACCTACACTCGACCCACTGTCGGCACCAACATCGGAGCAAGAATAACAGCCTCTGGCGGGGGGGCTACCTACGTGAAGACCACCAGCGGCAGCATCATCACCGTTGTGCCCAAGTCGCTGGCCACTCTGGGCGGGAAAATCATCAGCAGCAACATCGTGTCTG GCACGACGACGAAGATCACGACCATCCCCATGACGTCCAAACCGAACGTCATCGTGGTGCAGAAAACGACGGGAAAAGGAGCGACCATCCAGGGGCTGCCGGGCAAGAACGTGGTCACCACACTTTTAAATGCGGGG AGACATACGTGTGTTTCTGCTTTGCCTCAGGGTGAGAAGAGCTTACAGGCCGTTCAAGGGACCAAACCAGCGATCATCACCGCCTCCAGACCCATCACCAAGATGATCGTCACCCAGCCCAAAGGCCTGAGCGCTGGATCCGTGGCCACCGCCACCAAGATCATCCCAACCAAGATCGTCTACGGCCAGCAGGGCAAGACGCAG GTTCTCATCAAGCCCAAGCCCGTTTTCCAGACGGCGGTGGTGAGCGAACAGACCAGGCAGCTGGTCACAGAGACGCTGCAGCAGGTGACGCGCGCCGCAGAGGTGGGTCATGTTCTGGCCTCCTGCTCGGACGGGTCCACGAAGGACGAGGTCGCCAGCTTCACGGAGGCGAGCAGCTTAGCAGGCGAGGCCTCACACGGCAGCGTTCAAG AAATGCACCCTGTAGTGCACGTGTTGTCCTCCAGAGAGCAGGATTGGACCGAGCAGGAAGTATCAGTGGAGTCCACTCCCACTATCATCTATCAGGAGGTGACAGCCGGGGAATCCCAGTCAGCGACCTCCACTATCAAAGCTCTGCTGGAGCTGCAACAAATTACTG tGAAGGAGAAGGGCGAGGCCAAACTGCGGCAGCACACTATCGACCTGAGCCAGCTGGCCGTGCCCATCCAGCTGACCCAGGAGAAGAGGCCCAGCGCCGAGTCGCCCAGACCCTCCACCTCAGAGGCGGAGCCCAGCACCGAGTTCCTTGCGACAG gtAAAGTCAGCAGAGTTGGCGAGGATCACAACTTCAAACCAGCCGCCGTCtcggcagcagctgcagcagctgcagcttcgcACGTCAGCCACATG GCGTCTGAAAGTAAAACTGTGTTGGAGGTGGGGGATCTGGAGGGCGACACCTTGGACCCTCAGACGGGCTTGTTCTACCGCTCCTCTCAACCAGCGGCAGATCCCGTGAAGCCAACTTCCAGCTCAGTAGGTGCTCAGCCGCCACCTTTGAGCCAGGCAGAGGCCGAGCAGAGCCGGCACACCTCCACCTCCGCCCAggtgccgccgccgccaccgccacctCAACTGCAGAGCAAACCTCAGATGAGCcagccctcctcttcctccactgccttcccctccaccccccctctgACCAAGAAACTCCCCAAACTACGAGAGCAGACTCTGCCCAAACCCCAGACCCTAACCCAGAGCCCTAAGGACAGACCGCTGCCTGCACCAGCCCAGTTAGTAGCCAAGGTCGTGACCCCGAGCCCGCCGACCAAGCTCCTGGTGACACCGCAGCTCCCCAAGCTCCAGCAAGCGCCCACGTCCCACCACAGACCCCTGCACACGCCCATGTCCCACCCTCCTCCACTGCAGGCGCACCACCCTGTCAGCACGGAAAAGACGGTGTCCAGTCAG CAGCCGATCATCACACAGAGCGCCACTGTCACCAAGATCACCTTCGGCAGTTCCCACCATTCATCGCCGGTCTTCAGCAGCGCAGAGGCCACGGCCAAACTGGTCCCCGAGTCCAGCTCCGGGCCCCCGGGAGCCAAACCCTCGGTGTCCGACATCCTGAAGATCTCTATGATGGAGGCGGAGATCGACCCGAGCACGGAGCCCATGGTGGTGGATTCCTCCAGCGACTGCGGCCCTCTGGGTAAAGCCCTGGCGGTGCAGGCTGTGTCCGGCACGCTGGACTCGGGCCAGTTCATCAGCAGCTCCGGGGCCGCCATGCATCACTCCCACGCCAAGACGCAGCAGTTCAGCTGCATGCCGGGCCTCACCGCACAGAGGAGCAAGGCAGACCTGGAGGTAATCGAG GTGATTCCTCAGTACTCCATCCTGCCGGACTCCAGCCAGTCCAACGTGGTGGTGGAGCCCAGCGGCTTCCTGGAGATCACCAACTACACCagccagcagctggaggaggacagCCCCATGGAGCAGGAGGTGGACAGCAGCAACGACGAGGCCGCGGCCGCCAGCCCCCCCGACCAGCCCTAG